Within the Marixanthomonas sp. SCSIO 43207 genome, the region CTTTCATATCTGGACTAAAGACGCCGCCATATTCCCAACCTGCTGAGGTGACTATACCAGGAGCGAAAGGAATGGGAATTAAATCTGGAGGTTTTTGTCCAAGGATAGATCGTTGTCCTGTTAAAAAATTATTTTCCTTTGTTTCCTTTATCTCGCTCTTGCAAGCATTTACAACCATTACAAGTATCAAAGCATAAAACTTAAGTATATTATTTATCAATTTTATTTTATTAATAATTTATATGTTTAACTATAAGAGGCATCTCCTTTTTTTATGATTGCTTTAACTGTCATTCTCTTAACGCGTTCATCTTTTTTTTATGATAGTCACTCCCACTTAACTGATAGGCCTTGGTTACAAATTTTAAGGCATTCTCTTTGTCATTTTGAGATTCATAATACTCAGCCATGGAAGCATAAGCATTAGCATTTGTTGGATTGTATTTAATATTCATTTCAAAAAACATAAACGCCTTCTTAGGTTGTCCCATTTGCATATTCATGTAGCCATAGCCATTCAACATTTCGTCTATCATTGGCGCAGTGGGAACACCAAAATGTTCGGTATAGATTTGTTCTTGCTCTTTCAATAATGTAACCAATTCTTCTATAGGTGTTTCCGGATTATTATATTTTTGCGGCGATTTAAACTGATACCATTCAAAGAGAAAAATTAGCCCATCTCTTATAGATGGTAACGGAACAGTACCATGTAAATCTTCATTATAAACCTTCCATGAAAAATTTAATCCATTTTGTTTTTGGGATTTAGCATAATTTGAAAACTCAATGATTGAACGCGCAAACAAAGTAAATTCTGAAGAGTCGTCCATAATATTATTCATGGTTATGTCTTCATTCATTATATGTAATTGCTCTGCTGCTAAAGACACATAAAGGGATTTACCTTCATAACTTTCTGTACTCAGCTTTTCTTTTGCTTCATTCAATAATTTTTGGTTGTCCCAATCCAAACTTGGATCTATAGCTATATAATTTTGAAAGAGATGTTTATGATTAACCAACATATTTAAAGTAAACAAACCAGCATAAGAATGCCCAATTAAGGTACGATATGGAATGGTAGGATACTTACTATCAATATATGGTATGAGCTCCTTTTCCATAAATTTAGTAAAGGTTTCTGCGCCTCCAGTTTCACGGTCAAATGCGCTACCACGTCTCATTTTTATCTGTGAAGTAGTTAAATCTCTTGTTCGGTTGTTGCGATTAGAAATCCCGACAAGTATCATGTGTGGAAGGTAATGTCCCCAATAATTATCATAAACAGTTTCCAAAGTACTTTCTAGTGAAAATCCGTCCATCAGATAAATAACTGCATATTTTTCATCACTATCTGGCTGAAAATTATCTGGTAATCTTACCCAAAAATCACGGCTTTCTCCTAAAGTTTTAGAAAATATAGAATCCTCTATTCTATATTGAAATTGCGCTGTTTGGGACTCAGCTGTTTGTGCAATCGCTTGTTGATTTACTATTAAAGTTGATGCAATAAGTACTAGTAAGTAGATGTAATGTTTCATTATTTTGCTTATTAGTTGTTGTTAGTAGTTTTTTATTTTCTTTTCTATTGTAAATGAAGCAGTCAATCCAACGCTAAAATTTCGAGGTAATCTTTCTACTCCGAAAATTGAACGTGAGTGTTTGCCTTTTTCTTCTAGTACTCTTACAAATAAATCAGACCCACCATTAACTACTATTGGTGATTCATCCCAATTTTTAGCCGATTGGAAATAAGCATCTATGTGGTTCAATCCAATTATGTTGTCAAACCCTACTTTTTTGTCTATTTGTGCAAGTACGTTTAGCGCACATAACTCCATTGCTTTATACCCTTGTTCAGTCGTTAATTCGTTTCCCAATCTACCTTGGTATAAATATTCATCGTTTAGTGTTGGAAATTGAATAGCGACATAAGCTATATTTTCTCTAATGTTCACTGAAACATAATTTCCTCCTGGTGTTGAGACTTCCGGAAGTTCCAACCCTAATTCTGTGAGGTTTTTTTTCGGGTTTACATTCATTTTTGAGTTCTATTTAGCTAAGGTTATTTGGTTTATTTTAATTTTAAGTATTGTTATACTTTATTTTTTATATAGATATTCTCCTGCAGCTTTTGCCATTTGCTTATAATCATGACCTACATTAGGTATTTCTACAAGTTTCCAGTTAAAATTTGCTTTTGTTTTACTTGCATATATTTCACTAAACTTATAAAAGTTTCTACCTCTATCAATTCTTCCAACTCCTTGCTTATCTACTGTTTTTGATCGTAACATTCTACCTCTTGTTTCAGTCTTATTATCTAATTCTCCAAGAAATAATATTAAATTCTTTTTAAAAGATTTTTTTATCCATGTAGTGCTAATTCCTGTGTTTTTAAGTCCAAAAGGAAATTTTGTTTTATAATCAGGAAATGTATATGTTCCAGCATTTGAAGCAAGAATTTTATCGGCTTTTGAATTTGGATACAATAATGCAAATCGATGTAATATTTGACCTCCTGCAGAATGCCCAAACATATCATATGTTTTCTGACTAGACTTTGTGATTTTTTTTACTAATTTGAATATTCTATCGAAATCATTAAAAATCCAGTCTTTCTTATTTTCATTAAAATTAAACTTTATTACATCTTCATTTATATGCACTTGATTTGTGCCTTTCTTAAAAGAAACACCTTTTGAAAAATCTAAATCTTTTACAGTTCGGGCAAGGTGATAATTTCCATAATCGTAAGTTTTCTCGGGATAAGAAAGCGCTATAATTAAAACATTATACTTTTCTGATATTTCAATCCACGAATCTCTATAATCGTTTGCATTTCTACCAGCACCAGGAAGAACTATTAAATGCTTTGAATTTCTAGTAAACTTTTTAGGTTGATGATAAAAAACAGTAATTGAATCTTTTTCATGTTTTTTATTTCCTTTAACCCTAAAAAATCCAGAGCCTTCATTAATTGAAATATTTTGTGCGAACGTTAACTGTGTTACTAAAATGCAAACAATTAGCGTAAAAACTTTATGTTTCATAATAATATTTGTTTGTTGAGAGTAGTAGATATTATGAAGGTTAAAAACTATGCAATAGAAATAAAAGTTTCCACCTCTGCATTCTCTCCCTCAAAGTATTTTTTACCATGTACAGTAACATCTGCTCGATACGCTCTTTTTATTTCTTTATTTGCCCAAAGCTCTGACCATGTTTTTAAAATTGCTTCAGGCATTTTTCCTTTTGAAGTAAATTTTTCAGTATTTCCTACTGAAACTTCTCGTCCTACAAAATCATTAGGGATATCATCTAAACTACTTACAGGAAATCCTATAATCAATGTATACTTCATATAATCGCTTTCATAATCTGTATAAACGGCGTAAATATCTTCGTTTACTTTATTTGGTACTTGTGCTGCTATGTTTTCGTTCCAAAACCTATTCCAAAGTGCTTCAACATCTTGTATAGACTGTCCGTATTCATTAGTTGTTTGGGTAGAAACTCCAATTATTTTAAAATTGTTCATTTACTTTTTATTTTATAATTATAAATTCTAATAATTTGTCCTTTACCTTTTACACTTCTAACATAGCCACTTACAGCTTGATTTATTGAAATTGATAAATACCCAGAAAAGTAATCTTTATATTTTTCATAAGCATCTTCAACCAGACCAAGAGAAACTGTATTTATTGTAATACCATTTTCTATTTCCAACGCTACAGCTCTAGTAAAACTATGTATAGCCCCATTTACCTTGGCGGCACTTGCTGTTTTATTATAGGACCATCGGCCAAAACACCAGTTGAAAGTGTTATAGACCCATTGGCATTTAAATAATCCTTACCCATGCGAACAAGATTAACCTGTCTCATAAGTTTACTTTTAATACCAATATAGTAATTGTCTTCGGTCAGATTATTAAAATCGTCCCATTTAGCCTCACCTGTAATACTAATTATAGCGTCTACTTTACCAACAGTTTCAAACATTTTTTTATAGATGTGCTATCAGTAATATCAACAATATAATCGCCTTTGGTTTTACTAGCAATTAACATTTTATATTGTTATTTAAAATGTTCTGAGATTACTTTACCTAAGTTCCGTAACCACCAATTATTACTATTTTCATGTTATGCTATTTAAAATTTATGTTCGAAATGAAACCCTAGAATACTAAACCCCTCTTTATAATAGAACTTATGAGATCTTGAATTACTTACATAAGTATTTAAACCAATACCTGTATATTCATTTTTTAATGCCCATTCTTTTATGTGATTGATTAAATACTTCCCTAAACCATTAGATTGAATTTTAGAATCAACAACTACATTGTCTAACTCTAAATGCTTGCCTCTATACATGCGAATGGTTGTCCAACCACTAGAGATTGCTACTAATTTGGTTTCACTAAATATTGCAAAACAATTATAATTAGGAAGCTTAACCATTTCATTTAATGTTTTCTCTAAAAAATTGATATCCTTATTTGGGTTTAATTGATGTACTAATTGTAACACATCGATTTTATAATCTATTGGATTTATAAGTCTGAACTCTATATTTTCCATTATTAATTAACTTATGATTGTCATAAATTTACAGCCTATTTGTGTATGGCATTAATAATATTCACGAACTGCTATTTTTTGAAGATGAACTCTTAATTTACTATAACGAATTAATTATTTTATCTCTGCACTTCCCAAACCTTTATTGTTTTGTCTTTACTTGGCGTAGCTACATATTTTCCGTTTGAGTTAACATCCATACCTAACCCTATGTCGTTATTATGAGCAGAAAGTGTTTGTAAGACACGCTCTTTTTCAATATCCCAAAGCGTTGCTACTATGGGTTTTGTAAAACCAGTGAATTTAAAATGGTACTCTAAAAACTCTCCCAATACTTTTTTGTCTGTTCCACCAGCCATCACACGGTTATTATCAATAAAAACCACCGAATGAATGGCTTGATTATCACCTTTTAATGTATGTAAGAGTTCCCAGTTTTTTGTAGCCCAAATTTTTACAGTTTTATCATCCCCAGCGCTTGCTAAAAATTTTCCATTAGGGCTGAAATCCATAGATAATGGCACTTGCGAATGCCCTAAAATTGTTTTAATTAATTTACCTGATTGCATGTTGTACACTCTAATAGCATTATCGCTTCCTGATGCTAACAAAAGCTCTCCTGAAGGATGAAATATTACCTCCCAAATATTATGGCTAGCGTCTTTAAACTCATGGACTAACTCACCAGTTTCTGCACTCCAAACAGAAACTTTATCGGCATTGCCACCAGCAGCAATTAATTTTCCATTTGGGCTGTATGTTATAGACCATAATGTGCCTTCACTCCCTTCTAAAACTCGAATTAAATTTCCTGTTTGAACATCCCAAATTCTAGCTTTTCCATCATAAGAACCTGTGCAAACTGTTTTTCCGTTTGGGCTAAAATCAACCGAAGGTGTTCCGTATTTGTGTGGTAAATCGTGTAAAACCTTACCTGTAACTCTATTCCAGATTTTAGCATTCTTTTCAAGCCCCCCACTAATCATTAGGCTATCATTTGGCCCGAACTTTACCTCCCAAACTTCGTTGGTATGATGTGTATAGGTTTTAATTAATCTAATGTCATTGTCTTCAACTAATGTAGGTTGCTTAAACAATTGGAAATAGATAATAGCAACTAAAACTAATATTACTGTGGATAAACTCCATTTTTTGAATTGTTTCTTTTTCATCTTAACTCTTAGATTGCAACTTTTGAATCATACGTTTTGCCGAATCTAAATTTGGGTCTAATGCTATCGCTTTTTTATAGGCTTTTAAGGCTTTTTCTAGTTGTTTGTTTATGACATAGGCTTCACCCAAACTATCCCAAGTATTTGCATCTTCGGGAAAAGACATTGTATTCGCTTTAAAAATTAAAATAGCATCCTCTGTTTTACTTTCTTGTAACAAAGCATAACCAACCTGATTTAAAACCGATTTTTTATTTCTTTTTACTGTGTTATTTAGAGCTTCTAAATATGCTGTTGCAAACGCATCTTTTTTGGACGTTTTGATATTTGGCTGTACGCCTATTCCTTCCCAATTAGATTTTGTAACTGGATGGATTGCTTCTATATATGGGATTGAAATTGAAAATTGATTGTTAATAGTAATACGTTTAGTTCTATTAGCACCGCCTTTGGTAACTTCCCCAACAACTATTGCTTTGTTATAATGCTTTAAACTATATGCAAATGCTTCAGCTGCAGAAAAAGTGCTCTTACTTGTTAAAATGTAAAGTGGTTTGTTAACTATTTTTGATTCTTCATTTGTATTTAATGTACAAAGTTGTGTTTCGGCATTTGTTTTGCGTTCATAAAAATTGCTTAACAAAACAGGATTATCTTTAAAAACATAGCTCGATAATAACTGAATCATACTTGGTACACCTCCTTTGTTATAGCGTAAATCGATAATTATTGTATTGGTGTTGCTTAAAAAACTCATTGCGGCAGTAGCAGTTTCTTCTGCGTATTTTGTATCAGCAAAGAGGCGAAGATTTAAATAACCTATGTTACCGTGTAATATTTTAGTTTCCATAAAGCCAAAATTAATTTCAGCCATTTTTTTCGCCATCATTTGTTCTTTTTTCAGACGAATATCTTCTGAAGACAACTGCTTGTTTTTAGCTACTTGTTTGGTTTTATAGTTTACTTTGAGATGCAAATCCTTACTACTATTTTGAAGATCTTTTGTTAAGGCTTTAGAAAATTCTGTTGGATTAGTTATTGCCTTATACTTTTTTGATTTTAGGTTAATATTCAAAACCTTAATCATTTTGTTGGCTTTTTCTAGATTTACATAAGTAGTTTTTAAGTGTGATTGAATTGTAGCAACAATGTTTTTCTTTTCATCGTGGTTTAATGAATTGTTAGCTTCCTGTGCTGAAATGGGTTGAATCCACAAACAGCATATAGCTATTACAATAAATCTATAACAGAGCTTCATGACTTTTGAGTTTTAAAATAATTTTGATGCAAACGTATTATTAGGCTTGTATTTTATAAATTATTTTTCACCAACACACACGCTTTAATCATAAAAACCCTATTGAACCCACAGCTCTATTTCACGCATAAAAAGATACTGTTGACGACGCCTTTTGTTGTGTTGGTGCAAATTCTAACATCATAAAGACAATTATCATTAATTTTGACTCATGATTGCCTTTATAAAAAAATACAAAGCATTTATAATTGGATTACTGTTATTTAGGTTAATTGTAGTGTGTTTGTCCTACTTCGAAATTATTCATATCGACAATTCGGAAGTTTTAGCAAATACATTAAGTTTCATTATTGGTTGGTTAATCACATCTTTACCTATTCACTTTTTTTCTTTTTTAAAACAACATAAAACAATAAGCGTAAAACTTTTATTCTTAATTGTCTTATTTATTCTGGTAATGGCAAACAATAATCAATCACAAATAATTGATAATCCTTTAACTTTTGTTGGTTTAATTGTTATAGCTCTTGGTTTTTTTTCAATTATTGCTCCTTCTTATTTTAAAAAATATGCCCTCATTATTATTGGATATTACGTTTTAAGCTTAAGCTATTTCTATTATTTAAGAGTTTTTATAAATGATATAAATCGTTATTTACAGCAAGAAAAAGAGCTGAAAATTATATTATTTGTACCGCTTTTTGTGTTGCTAATAGGTTGGATTTATCAGCAATGGAAATGGATGAAATCCGTGGAATCTAAAAAAGCTAACGCAGAATTAGCCTTGTTGAAAAGTCAAATTAGTCCGCACTTTTTTTTTAATACTTTAAATAATTTATACGGATTAACTATTGAAAAATCTGATGATGCGCCAAATCTGGTTTTAAAATTATCAAGCATGATGCAATATACCATTTATATGGGGCAGGAAGAAAAAGTACCCTTAAAAGACGACGTAACCTATTTAAAAAACTACATTAGCTTACATAAAATTAGATATCACAAATTTGTAGATATTAGGTTTAAAGATAACAGTAACCCTACTATTAAAATTGCACCTTTGTTACTAATTCTACCGCTTGAAAATGCTTTTAAACATGGTGTTGAACATTTAGCTGAAGAGGCTTTTATTCATATAGATTTAAAAACTGATAACGGGATTATTTTTTTTACTATTGAAAATAATTTTGATTCGAGCGTTACAACTAAGAAAAAGACTGGTATAGGATTAGATAATTTAAAACAGCGTTTAAAATTATTATACCCAAACAAGCATAATCTTAGAATTGAAATTAAAGAAAATAATTATAAACTTTCACTTAAAATACATACTGTATGATTCAATATATGATTGTAGATGACGAACCAATTGCACACCGTATTATTGAAAACTATTGCGATGCTTTGCCACACCTACAAAAAAAAGGAAATTGTTATAATGCTTTTGAAGCTATGCAGTTTTTAAACGAACATACGGTAGATTTGCTGTTTTTAGACATTAACATGCCCAAATTAACAGGTTTTGAGTTTTTAAAAACACTAGCTAATCCGCCAAAAATTATTGTTACAACTGCCTATAAAGAATTTGCGATAGAAGCTTATGAACTCAATATTTCAGATTATTTATTAAAGCCATTTAGTTTTGAACGTTTTATCAAAGCGGTAAACAAAGTTGTAACTGTTAAAAAACCGCAATCTAATTTAACCGAAACCATAACCACCAAAAATGTTAGCTTTTTTGTAAAGACAGACAAACAACAACATCAAATTCATTCTGAAAATCTTTTATTTATTGAAGCTTATGGACATTACACAAAAATATATTTAACAGATAAAATGATTTTAAGTAATCATAAAATATCAGCTTTAGAAACATTATTACCTCCTAATTATTTTTTTCGTGTGCATAAATCGTTTATTGTTTCTAAGGATAAAATAAAATATATTGAAGGAAACCGAATTATTATTAATGCACATAAAATTCCTATTGGAAAGACCTACAAAAGTAAGGTAAGTGCACTTCTAAGTTCTTAATCTTTAGTTTTCACAACTATGAAGATATTTAAACCAATCAAATATTAGTTTATTAGTCTCTTCTGATTTTTCTTGCTGAATCCAATATCCTCAATCTAGACTAAACACATCTAAACTTGGTGCAAATTCTTTTAAAAGGCAGATTAGTTGCGGTATAGAACTACTTGAGCATCGACCCAACAAATGGCTACATGTTCAAAATTTTCTGAACCTACATTTTTACTAAAGAAAAGGTATGTACCATCTGGTGTTCTAAGCTATTTTACATCATTTTTCTCCCTGTATTGATAAAATTATCTGTTTCTTCAATTTCTTCTTCGTACGTGTGTTATGTATAGAAAAGAAGGGGAACAGTTGAACTTAAACGTCCTTCTTATTGAAGCCAAGCCATATGGATTCCTCGTTTATTTTTTCTTGTTTTTCAATTTAAATGCTGCTGTACGTTTTATCTGTTCTTCGAGATTCCATTCAAAATCAAATCTGTTTTTAAGGAATACAGCGATTGAATCCAATCCAATGGCTGTGCGTCGTGCGTCAATATTTTCCGGGTCCAAAACAGGCCAAAGATTGAAGCTCTTGGTTTCCGGATAATATTTCATTTGTCCGCCATAAACCTGCAAATCACCTCTTTCTGTAGCAATTCTATCTTCTGCTCGTACCAAAAAGCGGGGTTCTAGTTTTTGATCCTTAACAGCTTGTCGCATCATGGGAAGGTAGTGTATCCGCACTTCATTTGCTGAGTGTTGAATAACGTTACAAAGCGTCCAATTACCACGATCTCCTATCATTTCTTTTGAGGGCCAGCCATAGTTTTCAAGAATATTTTTTACGCGTTTTTCATTAATGATATGGTTCTTATCTATAATAACTTGTTGTTCTTTTACCAACTCAGC harbors:
- a CDS encoding alpha/beta hydrolase-fold protein, translated to MKHYIYLLVLIASTLIVNQQAIAQTAESQTAQFQYRIEDSIFSKTLGESRDFWVRLPDNFQPDSDEKYAVIYLMDGFSLESTLETVYDNYWGHYLPHMILVGISNRNNRTRDLTTSQIKMRRGSAFDRETGGAETFTKFMEKELIPYIDSKYPTIPYRTLIGHSYAGLFTLNMLVNHKHLFQNYIAIDPSLDWDNQKLLNEAKEKLSTESYEGKSLYVSLAAEQLHIMNEDITMNNIMDDSSEFTLFARSIIEFSNYAKSQKQNGLNFSWKVYNEDLHGTVPLPSIRDGLIFLFEWYQFKSPQKYNNPETPIEELVTLLKEQEQIYTEHFGVPTAPMIDEMLNGYGYMNMQMGQPKKAFMFFEMNIKYNPTNANAYASMAEYYESQNDKENALKFVTKAYQLSGSDYHKKKMNALRE
- a CDS encoding RidA family protein, with product MNVNPKKNLTELGLELPEVSTPGGNYVSVNIRENIAYVAIQFPTLNDEYLYQGRLGNELTTEQGYKAMELCALNVLAQIDKKVGFDNIIGLNHIDAYFQSAKNWDESPIVVNGGSDLFVRVLEEKGKHSRSIFGVERLPRNFSVGLTASFTIEKKIKNY
- a CDS encoding GyrI-like domain-containing protein; amino-acid sequence: MNNFKIIGVSTQTTNEYGQSIQDVEALWNRFWNENIAAQVPNKVNEDIYAVYTDYESDYMKYTLIIGFPVSSLDDIPNDFVGREVSVGNTEKFTSKGKMPEAILKTWSELWANKEIKRAYRADVTVHGKKYFEGENAEVETFISIA
- a CDS encoding GNAT family N-acetyltransferase; its protein translation is MENIEFRLINPIDYKIDVLQLVHQLNPNKDINFLEKTLNEMVKLPNYNCFAIFSETKLVAISSGWTTIRMYRGKHLELDNVVVDSKIQSNGLGKYLINHIKEWALKNEYTGIGLNTYVSNSRSHKFYYKEGFSILGFHFEHKF
- a CDS encoding WD40 repeat domain-containing protein; protein product: MKKKQFKKWSLSTVILVLVAIIYFQLFKQPTLVEDNDIRLIKTYTHHTNEVWEVKFGPNDSLMISGGLEKNAKIWNRVTGKVLHDLPHKYGTPSVDFSPNGKTVCTGSYDGKARIWDVQTGNLIRVLEGSEGTLWSITYSPNGKLIAAGGNADKVSVWSAETGELVHEFKDASHNIWEVIFHPSGELLLASGSDNAIRVYNMQSGKLIKTILGHSQVPLSMDFSPNGKFLASAGDDKTVKIWATKNWELLHTLKGDNQAIHSVVFIDNNRVMAGGTDKKVLGEFLEYHFKFTGFTKPIVATLWDIEKERVLQTLSAHNNDIGLGMDVNSNGKYVATPSKDKTIKVWEVQR
- a CDS encoding S41 family peptidase, which encodes MKLCYRFIVIAICCLWIQPISAQEANNSLNHDEKKNIVATIQSHLKTTYVNLEKANKMIKVLNINLKSKKYKAITNPTEFSKALTKDLQNSSKDLHLKVNYKTKQVAKNKQLSSEDIRLKKEQMMAKKMAEINFGFMETKILHGNIGYLNLRLFADTKYAEETATAAMSFLSNTNTIIIDLRYNKGGVPSMIQLLSSYVFKDNPVLLSNFYERKTNAETQLCTLNTNEESKIVNKPLYILTSKSTFSAAEAFAYSLKHYNKAIVVGEVTKGGANRTKRITINNQFSISIPYIEAIHPVTKSNWEGIGVQPNIKTSKKDAFATAYLEALNNTVKRNKKSVLNQVGYALLQESKTEDAILIFKANTMSFPEDANTWDSLGEAYVINKQLEKALKAYKKAIALDPNLDSAKRMIQKLQSKS
- a CDS encoding sensor histidine kinase, which translates into the protein MIAFIKKYKAFIIGLLLFRLIVVCLSYFEIIHIDNSEVLANTLSFIIGWLITSLPIHFFSFLKQHKTISVKLLFLIVLFILVMANNNQSQIIDNPLTFVGLIVIALGFFSIIAPSYFKKYALIIIGYYVLSLSYFYYLRVFINDINRYLQQEKELKIILFVPLFVLLIGWIYQQWKWMKSVESKKANAELALLKSQISPHFFFNTLNNLYGLTIEKSDDAPNLVLKLSSMMQYTIYMGQEEKVPLKDDVTYLKNYISLHKIRYHKFVDIRFKDNSNPTIKIAPLLLILPLENAFKHGVEHLAEEAFIHIDLKTDNGIIFFTIENNFDSSVTTKKKTGIGLDNLKQRLKLLYPNKHNLRIEIKENNYKLSLKIHTV
- a CDS encoding LytTR family DNA-binding domain-containing protein, with the translated sequence MIQYMIVDDEPIAHRIIENYCDALPHLQKKGNCYNAFEAMQFLNEHTVDLLFLDINMPKLTGFEFLKTLANPPKIIVTTAYKEFAIEAYELNISDYLLKPFSFERFIKAVNKVVTVKKPQSNLTETITTKNVSFFVKTDKQQHQIHSENLLFIEAYGHYTKIYLTDKMILSNHKISALETLLPPNYFFRVHKSFIVSKDKIKYIEGNRIIINAHKIPIGKTYKSKVSALLSS
- a CDS encoding DUF6624 domain-containing protein; translated protein: MKYSVLISLALLFKCSHTTEETVTLPEKKENLLALIDDIWKTEQEPIRSRDSLIALYGVDAELVKEQQVIIDKNHIINEKRVKNILENYGWPSKEMIGDRGNWTLCNVIQHSANEVRIHYLPMMRQAVKDQKLEPRFLVRAEDRIATERGDLQVYGGQMKYYPETKSFNLWPVLDPENIDARRTAIGLDSIAVFLKNRFDFEWNLEEQIKRTAAFKLKNKKK